The following are encoded in a window of Panicum virgatum strain AP13 chromosome 5N, P.virgatum_v5, whole genome shotgun sequence genomic DNA:
- the LOC120676364 gene encoding WRKY transcription factor 22-like: MEEERCFNNWDLDAVVRLGCRRRLSPPRQGGTNPFAALLPPQPRKEEKEKEKEKAAAPEPAKEPEADTGWRFPDLCAGGGQGGDELLRALLAAHPPLPQPLPTPPSPPTPTPPPPQRQLQPVDVPPPQVHAAPAASPPARAQPSGRPVPGGVPRSKRRKNQVKKVVCHVPADSSSSDVWAWRKYGQKPIKGSPYPRGYYRCSSSKGCAARKQVERSRSDPNIFILTYTGEHNHAAPTHRNSLAGTTRHKFPPSAAPQPPPPSVVVCGATSPSDEPHQPQQPSPSRNSTPTAGLSPTTPLRTPSMEEDDDEEDGLRVEDIEMAGEDELLFMNTDDDDVAAPLESMPSLFDTVDEPFLSSSWVSASTTAGEPPTGAAGPKS, from the exons ATGGAAGAGGAGCGCTGCTTCAACAACTGGGACCTGGACGCCGTCGTGCGCctgggctgccgccgccgcctctccccgcCGCGGCAGGGGGGCACCAACCCCTTCGCCGCGCTTCTGCCACCGCAGCCgcggaaggaggagaaggagaaggagaaggagaaggctgcggcgccggagcctgccaaggagccgGAGGCAGATACCGGGTGGCGCTTCCCGGACCTGTGTGCTGGCGGCGGGCAAGGCGGCGACGAGCTCCTCAGGGCGCTGCTGGCCGCCCACCCTCCCCTGCCTCAGCCTCTGCCAACGCCACCATCTCCGCCAACGCCAacgcctccgccgccccagCGACAGCTGCAGCCGGTGGACGTGCCGCCACCCCAGGTGCACGCAGCTCCAGCGGCTTCTCCTCCGGCAAGGGCGCAGCCGAGCGGGCGCCCGGTGCCCGGTGGCGTTCCAAGATCCAAGAGAAG GAAGAACCAGGTCAAGAAGGTGGTCTGCCACGTTCCCGCCGACAGCTCGTCGTCGGACGTGTGGGCGTGGCGCAAGTACGGCCAGAAGCCCATCAAGGGCTCCCCCTACCCAAG GGGATACTACCGGTGCAGCAGCTCCAAAGGGTGCGCGGCGCGGAAGCAGGTGGAGCGCAGCCGCTCGGACCCCAACATCTTCATCCTCACCTACACCGGCGAGCACAACCACGCGGCGCCCACCCACCGCAACTCGCTCGCCGGGACCACCCGCCACAAGTTCCCCCCCTCGGCGGcgcctcagccgccgccgccgtccgtggTGGTGTGCGGCGCTACCAGCCCCAGCGACGAGCCGCACCAGCCCCAGCAACCGAGCCCGAGCCGGAATTCCACGCCCACCGCAGGGCTTTCCCCTACGACGCCGCTGCGCACGCCGTCCATGGAGGAGGACGATGACGAGGAGGATGGGCTGCGGGTGGAGGACATTGAGATGGCCGGTGAGGACGAGCTGCTGTTCATGAAcactgacgacgacgacgtggcgGCACCGCTGGAGTCGATGCCCTCGCTCTTCGACACCGTCGACGAGCCCTTCCTGAGCTCTTCCTGGGTGtcggcctccaccaccgccggcgagccacctACAGGAGCAGCCGGGCCCAAGAGCTGA